In a genomic window of Candidatus Binataceae bacterium:
- a CDS encoding GAF domain-containing protein: MATLTANAPYRLIYELGNTFASQLDLDALLGLVTNKCREVLNAEGASILLLDPRTEELYFPYLSELDPEVARRLATVRFPADRGIAGEALRNGTAIKVDDVAREPHFYSLVDKQSGMATRCVLAAPLIVGGKRLGVVEVVNALSSQNFTDDDLALLESLANSIALAISNAERVGELQSAQESLRTQVGALQRDLARHELINDIVGASPEMADVFRLIGSISTSHISVLLEGETGTGKELIARAIHRMSDRADRPFLAINCAALSEHLLE, translated from the coding sequence ATGGCGACTCTTACCGCAAATGCGCCCTACAGGCTCATCTATGAGCTAGGCAACACCTTCGCCAGCCAGCTCGACCTCGACGCGCTGCTGGGATTGGTGACGAATAAGTGCCGCGAGGTTCTCAACGCCGAAGGCGCTTCGATTCTGCTGCTCGATCCTCGAACCGAGGAACTCTACTTCCCCTACTTGTCCGAACTCGATCCTGAAGTCGCGCGCCGCCTTGCCACGGTGCGGTTTCCAGCCGACAGAGGAATCGCGGGTGAGGCGCTGCGCAACGGCACGGCGATCAAAGTTGATGACGTAGCGCGCGAGCCGCACTTCTACTCGCTGGTCGATAAGCAATCCGGGATGGCGACGCGATGCGTGCTGGCGGCTCCGCTCATTGTCGGCGGCAAGCGCCTCGGCGTGGTCGAGGTCGTCAACGCGCTCAGTTCGCAGAACTTCACCGACGACGACCTGGCGCTGCTCGAATCGCTCGCCAACAGCATTGCACTCGCGATCAGCAACGCCGAGCGGGTCGGCGAGCTGCAAAGCGCGCAGGAATCGCTGCGCACGCAGGTCGGCGCCCTTCAGCGCGACCTCGCCCGTCATGAGTTGATCAACGACATCGTGGGCGCGAGCCCCGAGATGGCTGACGTGTTCCGGCTCATCGGCAGTATCAGCACCTCGCATATTTCGGTTCTGCTCGAAGGTGAGACCGGCACCGGCAAAGAGCTTATCGCGCGCGCGATCCATCGCATGAGCGACCGCGCCGACCGGCCGTTCCTGGCGATCAACTGCGCCGCACTTTCGGAGCATCTGCTCGAGA
- a CDS encoding CaiB/BaiF CoA-transferase family protein, whose protein sequence is MNRALDDITVVEYAEMVSGPMCGKMFSDMGANVIKIERPKTGDPARGHSPFPGDVPHREKSGLFLFLNTGKKSVTLDPTTREGAELLRKLLESADVFIENHPPGYLERFGLHYDALHALNPRLIVTSITPFGQTGPYRDWKGSDLIEWAMSLTGLNTPTLVDDEENENPLRAPGHAADIMGAANAAAATMVALYHRDLTGEGQWIDAPCWQATVNTAKIEMAAYSYVGIPFSRLRAKVQVGLEPMRCRDGFIYTLWAADSHYQALKKLLGNPDRLDNELFDTHAGRGANDDILRTIIREELLNFDMEYLVTEGQKMGLTIGPVHTVTQAVNHSHLQARDAFVEIDHPIAGRFKYPHRPVSLSKTPPIPARAPLLGEHNEEIFSRLGISRERQHQLATAGVV, encoded by the coding sequence ATGAACAGAGCGCTCGACGACATTACGGTCGTTGAATACGCCGAGATGGTCTCCGGCCCGATGTGCGGAAAGATGTTCTCCGACATGGGCGCCAACGTGATCAAAATCGAGCGTCCAAAAACCGGTGACCCCGCCCGCGGCCATTCTCCTTTTCCCGGCGATGTGCCGCATCGCGAGAAGAGCGGTCTCTTCCTGTTCCTCAATACCGGCAAGAAGAGCGTCACGCTCGATCCAACGACCCGCGAAGGGGCCGAGCTTCTGCGCAAGCTCCTCGAGAGCGCCGACGTCTTTATCGAGAATCATCCGCCCGGCTACCTCGAACGCTTCGGCCTTCACTACGACGCGCTACATGCGCTCAATCCGCGACTGATTGTCACGTCGATAACGCCTTTCGGCCAAACCGGTCCCTATCGCGACTGGAAGGGCTCGGACCTTATCGAATGGGCTATGAGTTTAACCGGACTCAACACGCCAACGCTCGTTGACGATGAGGAAAACGAGAATCCCCTGCGTGCTCCCGGTCATGCCGCCGATATCATGGGTGCGGCGAACGCGGCGGCCGCGACGATGGTCGCGCTGTACCATCGGGATCTGACAGGCGAAGGCCAATGGATCGACGCGCCGTGCTGGCAGGCGACGGTGAACACGGCGAAGATCGAGATGGCCGCGTACAGCTACGTCGGAATCCCGTTCAGCCGACTGCGCGCCAAGGTCCAGGTCGGGCTGGAGCCGATGCGATGCCGCGACGGCTTCATCTACACGCTGTGGGCGGCCGATTCGCACTACCAGGCGCTCAAGAAGCTGCTTGGCAATCCCGATCGCCTCGACAACGAGCTGTTCGACACGCATGCCGGGCGCGGTGCCAACGACGACATCCTGCGCACGATCATCCGCGAAGAGCTGCTCAACTTCGACATGGAATACCTCGTCACTGAGGGGCAGAAGATGGGTCTGACGATCGGCCCGGTGCATACTGTCACGCAGGCGGTGAATCATTCGCATCTCCAGGCGCGCGATGCGTTCGTCGAGATCGACCATCCGATAGCCGGCCGCTTCAAGTACCCGCATCGTCCCGTATCGCTGTCGAAGACGCCACCGATACCGGCGCGCGCGCCGCTGCTGGGTGAGCATAACGAAGAAATTTTCAGCCGCCTCGGAATCTCCCGCGAGAGGCAGCATCAACTCGCGACCGCCGGCGTCGTCTGA
- a CDS encoding CoA transferase, protein MARLPLEGIRVADFSWIINGPQIAQWLATMGAEVIKIESQVYIDIGRTNPAGMADRKMGSLNRNGFYHMLNYGKKAINLNLQTPRGYELACEIVKKSDFVLECFPRGASEKLGITYDKMKAVKPDIVMISVSLLGKTGTEPASWVGWGPMACCFVGMFDAQGYPGGTPRQTGGTWPDYAIASSVVFHALAALRHRNRTGEGQWIDASMGETVIGQMNEWYMEYFMNARERGQRGNRDEFMAPHNTYKCAGDDKWIAIAVSNDAEWGALCRAAGHPEWTADSRFEDQAARLKNSDAIDSLLRPWTRDKDHLELAAMLQRSGVPAGPVLDSVELHEDKHLWEWGYWWKMNHHEVGERILPGMPVKLSNVDKMNFSYPPDLGQHNREVFTNLLGLSDAEITSLMEQKVIY, encoded by the coding sequence ATGGCACGTCTTCCGCTCGAAGGAATCCGCGTCGCCGACTTCAGTTGGATCATCAACGGTCCGCAGATCGCGCAGTGGCTCGCGACGATGGGCGCCGAAGTCATCAAGATCGAGTCACAGGTCTATATCGACATCGGCCGCACCAATCCGGCCGGGATGGCGGACCGCAAGATGGGCAGCCTGAATCGCAACGGCTTCTACCACATGCTCAATTACGGCAAGAAGGCGATTAACCTCAACTTGCAGACGCCGCGCGGCTACGAGCTTGCTTGCGAGATCGTAAAGAAGAGCGACTTCGTCCTCGAATGCTTCCCGCGCGGTGCGTCGGAGAAGCTCGGCATCACCTACGACAAGATGAAGGCGGTCAAACCCGACATCGTGATGATTTCTGTTTCGCTGCTGGGCAAGACCGGCACCGAGCCGGCCTCGTGGGTCGGATGGGGTCCGATGGCGTGCTGCTTCGTCGGGATGTTCGACGCGCAGGGCTATCCGGGTGGCACGCCGCGTCAGACCGGTGGCACGTGGCCCGACTACGCGATCGCATCGTCGGTGGTGTTCCACGCGCTCGCGGCGCTTCGGCATCGCAATCGCACCGGCGAAGGCCAGTGGATCGACGCCAGCATGGGCGAGACCGTCATCGGCCAGATGAACGAGTGGTACATGGAATATTTCATGAACGCGCGCGAGCGCGGACAGCGCGGGAATCGCGACGAGTTCATGGCGCCGCACAATACGTACAAGTGCGCCGGCGACGACAAGTGGATCGCTATCGCAGTGAGCAACGACGCGGAGTGGGGCGCGCTATGCCGCGCCGCGGGCCATCCCGAATGGACGGCTGATTCGAGGTTCGAAGATCAAGCCGCGCGCCTCAAAAATAGCGACGCGATCGACTCGCTCCTGCGGCCATGGACACGCGACAAAGATCATCTCGAGCTCGCCGCGATGCTCCAGCGCTCAGGAGTCCCCGCCGGCCCCGTCCTCGACAGCGTCGAGCTCCACGAGGACAAGCATCTCTGGGAATGGGGCTATTGGTGGAAGATGAATCATCACGAAGTAGGCGAGCGTATCCTCCCCGGCATGCCGGTGAAACTTAGCAACGTCGACAAGATGAACTTCTCCTATCCACCCGATCTAGGCCAACACAACCGCGAAGTCTTCACCAACCTCCTCGGCCTGAGCGACGCAGAAATCACATCATTGATGGAACAAAAAGTGATCTACTAA